From Deltaproteobacteria bacterium CG2_30_66_27, the proteins below share one genomic window:
- a CDS encoding rRNA maturation RNase YbeY, which yields MKAYARAALALLSADGADVRVRVVGDAAIARWNRDFLGRDRPTNVLSFPEVGGVPARGARVAGDIVVSAPTCLSETVGWKEAPEARVFFFVLHGILHLAGYGHEKGGAPARRMRRKELALYRRVLDEEGRGRIR from the coding sequence CTGAAGGCGTACGCGCGCGCGGCGCTCGCTCTCCTTTCGGCGGACGGGGCCGACGTGAGGGTCCGGGTGGTCGGGGACGCCGCGATCGCGCGCTGGAACCGGGACTTCCTCGGCCGGGACCGCCCCACGAACGTCCTCTCCTTCCCGGAAGTCGGCGGCGTCCCGGCGCGCGGCGCACGCGTGGCGGGGGATATCGTCGTTTCCGCGCCGACCTGCCTGTCGGAGACCGTGGGATGGAAGGAGGCGCCGGAGGCCCGCGTTTTCTTCTTCGTCCTCCACGGCATCCTCCACCTCGCGGGGTACGGCCACGAGAAGGGCGGCGCGCCGGCGCGCCGGATGCGCCGGAAGGAACTGGCGCTGTACCGGCGGGTTCTCGATGAGGAAGGCCGGGGGAGGATCCGTTGA
- a CDS encoding peptide chain release factor 2 has protein sequence MRSGAIFEVDAKRARLKELTAEAARDGFWDAPEATERVLRERKAIETFLGRWSSLESSLEDLRAYLALVGESGGEGLTPEIEQQIVAVDGALDAVELERMLSGENDALNAIATIHAGAGGTESQDWAEMLLRMYSRFADRNGYEMKLVERQEGDEAGIKSATFLLSGDHPYGYLKAETGVHRLVRISPFDANKRRHTSFVSVFVSPEIDDTVEIRINESDLKIDTLRSGGAGGQHVNKVESAVRFTHIPTGVVVLCQQERSQIKNRALAMKILRSKLYALEMRHRAEKVNEAHKAKKDIAWGSQIRSYVLAPYRLVKDHRTGYETGNVDAVLDGDIMEFIRRYLLGGGAEGVTGDAA, from the coding sequence ATGCGCTCCGGGGCTATCTTTGAGGTAGACGCGAAGCGGGCCCGCCTCAAGGAGCTCACGGCCGAGGCCGCCCGGGACGGGTTCTGGGACGCACCGGAGGCGACCGAGCGCGTTCTTCGGGAGCGAAAGGCGATCGAGACGTTCCTCGGGCGCTGGTCCTCCCTCGAATCGTCCCTGGAGGACCTGCGGGCATATCTCGCCCTCGTGGGCGAGTCGGGCGGGGAGGGGCTGACCCCGGAGATCGAACAGCAGATCGTCGCCGTCGACGGGGCGCTGGACGCGGTCGAGCTCGAGCGGATGCTGTCCGGCGAGAACGACGCGCTGAACGCCATCGCCACGATTCACGCCGGGGCCGGAGGGACGGAGTCCCAGGACTGGGCCGAGATGCTCCTCCGGATGTACTCGCGGTTCGCGGACCGGAACGGATACGAGATGAAGCTCGTCGAGCGGCAGGAGGGCGACGAGGCGGGGATCAAGAGCGCCACCTTCCTGCTGTCGGGCGACCACCCGTACGGGTACCTGAAGGCGGAAACCGGCGTCCACCGGCTCGTCCGGATCTCTCCGTTCGACGCCAACAAGCGTCGCCACACGTCGTTCGTCTCCGTGTTTGTTTCGCCCGAGATCGACGACACGGTCGAGATCAGGATCAACGAGTCGGACCTGAAGATCGACACGCTGCGTTCCGGCGGCGCCGGGGGACAGCACGTGAACAAGGTCGAGTCCGCGGTCCGGTTCACCCACATTCCGACGGGCGTCGTCGTGCTCTGCCAGCAGGAGCGGTCCCAGATAAAGAACCGGGCGCTGGCGATGAAGATCCTCCGGTCGAAGCTGTACGCGCTCGAGATGCGGCATCGGGCGGAGAAGGTGAACGAGGCGCACAAGGCGAAGAAGGACATCGCCTGGGGCTCGCAGATCCGCTCCTACGTCCTCGCGCCGTACCGCCTGGTGAAGGACCACCGCACGGGGTACGAGACGGGAAACGTCGACGCCGTCCTCGACGGGGACATCATGGAGTTCATCCGGAGGTACCTGCTTGGCGGCGGGGCGGAAGGGGTAACGGGGGACGCGGCGTGA
- a CDS encoding lysine--tRNA ligase, with amino-acid sequence MNELWNDLMKERFLKIGAMKAGGRNPWPNDQAPGWTNARARAAAKGRDPEELAATPIRVDVAGRVMGLRRFGKAAFLVLSDRTGRLQAYLKKDHLGEEAYDLFLKSVDAGDIVWVEGPLFLTRTGELTVAAARFRLLAKAIRPLPEKWHGLSDVETRYRQRYVDLIVNEDVRAIFRRRARIVSFLRSFLTARDFLEVETPMMQTVAGGATARPFVTHHNALDMDLYLRIAPELYLKRLLVGGFERVFEINRNFRNEGIDTQHNPEFTMVEFYQAYATYREMMDLTEEMLSSLAIELFGATKFTYQGETVDFTPPWERLTVAQAAARHGGFPEERLSDEAFLRETAGRLGVKEAATASPGNLLVAIYEEVAERKIAGPTFVTEYPIDVSPLSRRNDERPEIVDRFELIVRGREIANAFSELNDPVDQRGRFDEQLRKRERGDEEAHFMDEDYLRALEHGMPPAAGEGIGIDRLVMLLTDSPSIRDVILFPQLRKEG; translated from the coding sequence GTGAACGAATTGTGGAACGACCTGATGAAGGAGCGCTTCCTCAAGATCGGGGCGATGAAGGCCGGGGGGCGGAATCCGTGGCCGAACGACCAGGCGCCGGGGTGGACCAACGCCCGGGCCCGCGCCGCCGCGAAGGGAAGGGACCCGGAGGAACTGGCCGCGACGCCGATCCGGGTGGACGTCGCCGGGCGGGTGATGGGCCTTCGGCGGTTCGGGAAGGCGGCGTTCCTCGTCCTGTCCGACCGGACCGGCCGGCTGCAGGCGTACCTGAAAAAGGACCACCTCGGGGAGGAGGCGTACGACCTTTTCCTGAAATCCGTCGACGCGGGGGACATCGTCTGGGTCGAAGGGCCGCTGTTCCTCACCCGCACGGGCGAGCTGACCGTCGCGGCCGCGAGGTTCCGCCTTCTGGCGAAGGCGATCCGCCCCCTTCCGGAAAAGTGGCACGGGCTCTCCGACGTCGAGACACGGTACCGGCAGCGGTACGTGGACCTGATCGTCAACGAGGACGTCCGGGCGATCTTCCGACGGCGGGCGCGGATCGTCTCCTTCCTCCGCTCCTTCCTGACGGCGCGGGACTTCCTCGAAGTAGAGACGCCGATGATGCAGACGGTGGCGGGGGGCGCGACGGCGCGTCCGTTCGTGACCCACCACAACGCCCTCGACATGGACCTGTACCTGCGGATCGCCCCGGAGCTCTACCTGAAGCGCCTCCTGGTCGGCGGGTTCGAGCGCGTCTTCGAGATCAACCGGAACTTCCGGAACGAGGGGATCGACACCCAGCACAACCCCGAGTTCACGATGGTCGAGTTCTACCAGGCGTACGCCACCTACAGGGAGATGATGGACCTGACGGAGGAGATGCTCTCCTCCCTGGCGATCGAGCTGTTCGGCGCGACGAAATTCACCTACCAGGGGGAGACGGTCGACTTCACCCCGCCGTGGGAGCGTCTGACGGTTGCGCAGGCCGCGGCCCGCCACGGCGGGTTCCCCGAGGAGCGCCTGTCCGACGAGGCGTTCCTGCGGGAGACGGCCGGACGGCTCGGGGTGAAGGAGGCGGCGACGGCGTCCCCCGGCAATCTGCTGGTCGCGATCTACGAGGAGGTGGCCGAGAGGAAGATCGCCGGTCCGACCTTCGTGACGGAATACCCGATCGACGTCTCTCCGCTCTCGCGGCGCAACGACGAACGGCCGGAGATCGTCGACCGGTTCGAGCTGATCGTCCGGGGGCGGGAGATCGCCAACGCCTTCTCCGAGCTGAACGACCCGGTGGACCAGCGGGGCCGGTTCGACGAGCAACTCCGGAAGCGCGAGCGGGGCGACGAGGAGGCCCATTTCATGGACGAGGATTACCTCCGGGCGCTCGAACACGGGATGCCGCCGGCGGCGGGCGAGGGGATCGGGATCGACCGGCTCGTGATGCTGCTCACCGACTCCCCGTCGATCCGGGACGTGATCCTGTTCCCACAGCTTCGGAAAGAGGGGTAA
- a CDS encoding apolipoprotein N-acyltransferase: MNRRGPTALFPTGALFVLSYALGTPGYDVPGLPFVCLAPFLALVVPARSVRHAAWRGWVAGTAGSVPLYYWIAYTIAVPGKLDWAVGALAAFLVSAYVGAYFSVAAAAARHLEGRFGERGLWLFPFAWTAVEMGRSHLFSGFPWMLLGYSVAGSATLRQAADLAGILGLSFLLALSGVSVFLAGKRLSEGFHAKAAIRLIPGAAALLFLVLYGRAGSANPAGFAAPVPEVKVAIAQGGIDQTVKWDPENQSATLEIYGELTREARDAGAQVVVWPETAAPFFYGWEVALSRRLDAIAVSGGIPILFGAPWYDPADGGKFYNSVFHMDARGVVLGRYDKRHLVPFGEYIPLRSVLFFLNKLTAGEEDFSTGTGPALFRVGGRPVAASVCYEALFPALIREGVLGGAAWLVNVTNDAWFGDTVAPHQHLAMARMRCVEFRRPMVRAANSGISAVIDRDGGIASSLGLFRRGVLVAPVQPATFDTVYAKTGEIFGISCSILTLLAFIYPLRGSHGVRMDGRENIGS, encoded by the coding sequence TTGAACCGGCGGGGCCCGACGGCGCTCTTCCCGACCGGCGCGCTGTTCGTCCTTTCGTACGCGCTCGGGACCCCCGGGTACGACGTCCCCGGGCTGCCGTTCGTCTGTCTCGCCCCGTTCCTCGCGCTCGTGGTTCCCGCCCGCTCGGTGCGGCACGCCGCCTGGCGGGGATGGGTCGCGGGTACGGCCGGAAGCGTTCCCCTCTACTACTGGATCGCCTACACCATCGCGGTGCCGGGGAAGCTCGACTGGGCGGTCGGGGCCCTCGCGGCGTTTCTCGTCTCCGCCTACGTCGGCGCGTACTTTTCGGTCGCCGCCGCCGCCGCGCGGCACCTCGAGGGCCGGTTCGGCGAGCGCGGCCTGTGGTTGTTCCCCTTCGCCTGGACCGCCGTCGAGATGGGGCGAAGCCACCTTTTCTCCGGGTTCCCATGGATGCTCCTCGGGTACTCCGTCGCGGGGAGCGCGACGCTGCGCCAGGCGGCGGACCTGGCGGGTATCCTGGGGCTCTCCTTCCTCCTCGCCCTGTCGGGCGTCTCCGTCTTCCTCGCGGGGAAGCGGCTCTCCGAAGGATTCCACGCGAAGGCGGCGATCCGCCTGATCCCCGGCGCCGCGGCGCTCCTTTTCCTCGTCCTGTACGGCCGGGCCGGTTCGGCGAACCCGGCGGGTTTCGCGGCCCCGGTTCCCGAGGTGAAGGTGGCCATCGCCCAGGGCGGAATCGACCAGACCGTGAAGTGGGACCCGGAGAACCAGTCGGCGACGCTCGAGATCTACGGGGAGCTGACGCGCGAGGCGAGGGATGCCGGCGCGCAGGTGGTCGTCTGGCCGGAGACGGCCGCTCCCTTCTTCTACGGGTGGGAAGTGGCGCTCTCGCGGCGTCTCGACGCGATCGCGGTGAGCGGGGGGATCCCGATCCTCTTCGGGGCGCCCTGGTACGATCCCGCGGACGGGGGGAAATTCTACAACAGCGTCTTCCACATGGACGCGCGAGGGGTCGTTCTCGGGCGGTACGACAAGCGCCACCTGGTGCCGTTCGGCGAATACATCCCCCTGCGGTCGGTTCTTTTTTTCCTGAACAAGCTGACGGCGGGCGAGGAGGATTTCTCGACCGGGACCGGCCCGGCCCTGTTCCGGGTCGGCGGCCGTCCGGTGGCCGCGTCCGTCTGCTACGAGGCGCTGTTCCCGGCGTTGATCCGGGAAGGGGTCCTCGGAGGCGCCGCGTGGCTCGTGAACGTGACGAACGACGCCTGGTTCGGCGACACGGTCGCCCCTCACCAGCACCTCGCCATGGCCCGGATGCGGTGCGTGGAGTTTCGGCGGCCCATGGTTCGCGCCGCCAATTCGGGGATCAGCGCGGTCATCGACCGGGACGGGGGAATCGCCTCCTCCCTCGGCCTCTTCCGCCGGGGGGTTCTGGTCGCCCCGGTCCAGCCTGCGACCTTCGATACCGTCTACGCGAAAACCGGAGAAATCTTCGGAATTTCATGTAGTATACTTACCCTTTTGGCGTTTATTTATCCCCTGCGAGGTTCCCATGGCGTCCGGATGGATGGAAGAGAAAACATCGGATCTTGA